The Thunnus maccoyii chromosome 15, fThuMac1.1, whole genome shotgun sequence DNA segment aactcattctacttacaagtattgtgtgtgtatccaaagcctgatatattacattcctctgtgccatagacctctgttgttatccaaaagctattaaaaacatgtcagtcagccacaccgctgcactgggtgacatgttccttcaccacaaagattaCGGTCacggtagtttgtttagaaacggctccaaagactaataacagcgattacattttcagtctctggagaatagttctgtgtaagactGTTCCGTTTACAGAGCATCAGTAGCTTGTTgcgctacatatcacaacctcttgactttgtactaaagttATTTATTATCGACAGTGTAGTAAGTGAGGAGGTTGTattatgtagcacaacaagctctgtaaatggaaccgCGTTCCTCtacatgctcagtggtgtctgccgtacaaggaacttctctcctgagactgaaactGTGATCTCTCTTATTAGCCTTTGGAACCGTTTCTTAACAAACAGACGTGACCAAACTCtctgtggtgaaggaacatgtcacccagtgcagcgatgtggctcactgacgtgtttttaatagcttttggacaacagtggaggtctacggcacagaagaataagatcagactttggatacacaaacaCCATTTGAAGTAGATGAATTCATTGAtagtttggctctgcacaagtgatttgttgacagtaacaaaaatatagaaaattgccatcAACATACTTTAAGTAAGGAAAGttattcacatttttctccTGTATGATGTGACATCAGTATGTTTTATCACTTTCACACCCTTTCAtagctgtttctctctctctctctcacttacaCATGCAGGCAGGCCACCAGATGTTTGTGGGGATTGCCGTCCACGAAAGGCTGTGCTGGGGAGCTCTGTACCTGTTGGCAGCAGGGCTGGTATTAACATCCGAAACACGCCGGCCGTGTCCTCACTCCTGTCGCTGCAACACTTCGGTGCTGGAGCTGAACTGCTCTTATGGCCAACTTACCACAGTGCCTGACGGTCTCCCACAAGACACTAAACTACTGAACTTAActcataatataataaagacTCTGGTGCGTCAGCAGTTTCAGACTTTAACACATCTCTTGGACTTGGATTTAAGTGATAACATCCTGGTAATAATTGAAGTGGAAGCTTTTCTCGGCTTGCAAAGCCTGTTAACTCTGCGTCTTGCTCGCAATCACCTGAAGATTATTCCTGTAGGAGCGTTTGCTGGGTTGACAAAACTGCAGTTACTTGACATAAGTGACAACAAGATCCTTGTTTTCCTAGATTTCACTTTCCGTGACTTAGCAGCCCTGCAGTTtataaaagcagcagaaaatgatTTAGTTTTCATCTCTCATCAAGCTTTCACTGGCCTAACCAGCCTACAAGAGCTGCACCTTGATGCCTGCAATCTCACTGCTGTGCCGACAGAGGCACTCACACAACTTAGTGGGCTGAGAAGCCTTCATTTTCACCAGCTTGGCCTCAACTCACTGCCAAACTACTCTTTCCGTCATCTAGCACGTCTAAAGGAACTTTTCATATCTCATTGCCCCTGGCTGGAGACCCTGTCAGGAAACAGTCTCTTTGGCCTAAATCTTACATCCCTCACCATCATCCACTGCAATCTTAGTGATGTCCCCTACATCCCTTTGCACCATCTTGTATATCTCGTATACCTTGACTTGTCTTTTAATCCAATCACCTACATTCATGGAATCCTGCTCGGTGACTTGCTGCGGCTCCAAGAGCTCCATCTAGTTGGAGGATCATTGCTGCGTATTGAACTTGGAGCATTCAAGGGCTTGGCACGCTTC contains these protein-coding regions:
- the LOC121913475 gene encoding leucine-rich repeat and immunoglobulin-like domain-containing nogo receptor-interacting protein 1, whose translation is MFVGIAVHERLCWGALYLLAAGLVLTSETRRPCPHSCRCNTSVLELNCSYGQLTTVPDGLPQDTKLLNLTHNIIKTLVRQQFQTLTHLLDLDLSDNILVIIEVEAFLGLQSLLTLRLARNHLKIIPVGAFAGLTKLQLLDISDNKILVFLDFTFRDLAALQFIKAAENDLVFISHQAFTGLTSLQELHLDACNLTAVPTEALTQLSGLRSLHFHQLGLNSLPNYSFRHLARLKELFISHCPWLETLSGNSLFGLNLTSLTIIHCNLSDVPYIPLHHLVYLVYLDLSFNPITYIHGILLGDLLRLQELHLVGGSLLRIELGAFKGLARFRLLNVSRNLLTTLETGVFHSVDTLESLGLDNNPLACDCRLLWVVHRRLYLDFGGYPPTCTTSAQLQGWDFLDFSEAELPALLTCRQPRILNRQPQEVRVDQGHTVVFYCNTEGDPLPSVTWLNPQLRSLSPIGRIRVLSNGSLEVRYAQPQDSGKYLCVASNAAGNDSVPVSLHVRRFPSSSKNPFRLKSWFAFPSASPGVNGPQKIPFDVKTLLIAATIGFTSFFSSVSVCFIFMLFWSKSKGQIKHTATIAYVPRSTMSSNGGTGNSTETSRFTMKLI